The Verrucomicrobiota bacterium genome segment AGGCATCAGCTTGTTGCCCTGCGGGTAGTCCCAACAGGGGAAGCGCTCCGTCTCGTTGCGATAGCTTTGGAGGCCGAGGCCGATCTGCTGGAGGTTGGACATGCAGTGCGTCTGCTGGGCCGACTCGCGGGCGCCCTGGAGGGCGGGCAACAGCATCGCGGCGAGGATGGAAATCACCGCGATCACGACGAGCAACTCGATCAGCGTGAACGCACTGATGTGTAATCTACGAGCTCTCATGGACCGACTCCTTTCGCCCCGGTTGCCGTTGGGCAGCCGGCATCTGCCGATCGCAGTCCCCTATGCTGAGTGCAACACAAGCCATTCCCGGCCGTTGGGCCGGCTAGGCGCCGGGTGCGGCCCGGCCTGGCGCCGGGTGCGGCCCGGCCTGGCGCCGGGTGCGGCTGCCGGATTAGAACCGGCAGCCAAGCCCCTTTCCCCGATTCTTGTGCACCCGGACACTTGCTTGACCTTCCCGGACCTTCAAGCCCCGTACCGGTCGCCCCGATATCGAGCTGGAAGGCCTATAGCTTCTTTGCCGACCTGCCTATCCCCCCTGCGCCCAGCAGATTCGATCGCATGCGCGTAAGAGACAGCACCGTGGGCGTCCGGAGGCTCACCGCGCAATGCATCTGCCTGCTGGTTATGTACAACATACCGCTGCATGTTGTCAACGCTTTTGATAACGTCAGAAGTTCCCATTTTGCATCTTTTCTCTGTAGATGTCTCTCCTGTGAACAGCCCGTTCTGGACGATCTCGTAATGTTTCGTTGCATATGCGTCCGAGAACAGGGAGCACAGAGGGCCGGTAGGAACGACTCGCAAGAGCCCCCGAGACGGCTTCGGAGCGTTCAGCACACAATCTGCCAGAGTGTCCACACCGGGTCCGGGCCGCGTCGCTCGTGAGCTTGCAGGGGAGGAGTAGCCGGTGTTAGCATCGTGCCCGATAGCCCGGGACAAAGGAGACGATGATGGCGAAGGTTCCAAACGCGAACGCGCAGGGAGCGAGAATGCGGCTAGGAAGGCTTGAGGAGGTTGACCCGGAGGTTTCTGGGGCGATCCGGGCGGAGGAGCGGCGGCAGGAGGAGGGGCTGGAGCTGATCGCTTCGGAGAACTTCGTCAGCCGGGCGGTGATGGAAGCGGCCGGGTCGGTGATGACGAACAAGTACGCCGAGGGGTACCCGGGCAAGCGTTGGTACGGCGGCTGCGTCAATATGGACACGGTCGAGGACTTGGCGCGTGCGCGGGTCAAGGAGCTGTTCGGCGCCGATCATGCCAACGTGCAGCCGCACTCGGGCACGCAGGCCAATATCGCCGCCTACATGGCGCTGCTCGAGCCGGGCGATACGGTGATGGCCATGAACCTGGCGCATGGCGGGCACCTGTCGCACGGCCACGAGCTGAACTTCAGCGGCCGGACGTACCGCATCGTTCAGTACGGCGTGAGCCGGAAGACCGAGCGGCTCGACTACGATGAGCTCGAGGCGATGGCGCTCGAACACAAGCCGAGGCTGCTGTTGGCCGGGGCGAGCGCGTATCCGTTCATCATTGATTTTCCGCGCATGCGGGCGATCGCCGACAAGGTGGGCGCGTACTTCATGGTCGATATGGCGCACTTCGCCGGGCTCGTGGCAGGCGGGGTGCATCCGTCGCCGGTGCCGTATGCGGATATCGTGACGACGACGACGCACAAGACACTGCGCGGGCCGCGCGGCGGGGTGATTTTGTGCCGCGAGCAGTTCTCTCGACAGATCGACACGCTCGTGTTCCCCGGCAACCAGGGTGGGCCGCTGATGCACGCGATCGCGGCCAAGGCGGTGGCGTTCAAGGAGGCGCTCGCGCCCGAGTTCAAGGCGTACCAGCGCCAGGTTGCCGCGAACGCCAAGGCGATCGCCACAGCGCTCGGCGAGCGCGGGCTGCGCATCGTGGGCGGCGGGACCGAGACGCACCTCCTGCTGGCCGACGTGACGGGCCTGGGCACGACGGGCAAGGAGGCGTCGGCCGTGCTCGATGAGGCGGCGATCACGGTGAACAAGAACCTCATCCCGTTCGACAGTAAGAGCGCGTTCGTCGCCAGCGGCATCCGCGTGGGCACGCCGGCCGTGACCACGCGCGGGATGAAGGAGCCTGAGATGGCGCTCATCGCCGAGCTGCTCGTCGAGGCGCTCCGCAAGCGGGAGGATAAGGCCGCGCTGGCCGGCATCAAGGCGCGCGTCCACGAGCTGACGGCGAAGTTCCCGTTGTACCGGTAAGGAACACAACGGGTGCTCTTTCGCAGGTCCTTTGGCCGGTCTCAGGGGATGAATGCCCAGTGCGGCGTGAACTTGGGATTGCCGCGTGAAGATGCGGTTCCGATCGAGAAGCTTGGCCCAGGAACGACAGATACCACGTTGACGCGAAACGGGGGGGCTGTGGCACGGGCGTATCAGCTTTGACGAGGGGCGAGGAGTGTCGAGAGACCACATCGAGGAGTGTGTGGGCAAGATGCCCACACGACAGCCGGCGGGACGCCGGCGTTACAATCCGGGAAACAATCCGGGTGGGACGGCGTTGAAAGCACAGGGAACGGTGTGCTTCCCGGCCTGAGGGCTCTTTGCGGGGGGCCGAGGGTGTGGTAGACAGCATCGCGCCCTGGAAGGCCTGTGGGTCGCGGTAAGCCAGAGAGGGACTTGGTTCGGATGAGAAGACAGTCGGCGGCCTATCTGGCCGCCTTGTTTGTCATCGCACTGGCGGCGTTCGTAGGGCTCGCTGCGTGGCTCGTCTACGGGGTCGGTTACCTGGCGCCGGAGGCGGCGGTGCGCGCGGGGATCGCCACGGACCTGCTCGACGGGCTGGCGCGCGGGCGCGAGGCGACGATCTGCTCGGTCTGGTGGACGCCGCTGCCGACGCTGGCGCAGCTCGTTTTCGCCGGGATTCCGGACTGGGTCGAGTCGGGGTTTGCAGGCTGCCTGCTGTCAGCGCTTGGCGGGGCGGTGCTCTGCTTCTATGTGGCGCGGGTGTTTCTCGATTCCGGGTTCGGCAAGTGGACGTCGGCCGCGGCGGCCCTGCTGTGTGCGGCCAACCCGTGGGTGGCGCTTGCCGCCGGGAGCGGCGGGAGCCAGCCATGGGTGCTGGCGTTGGTGACGGCGGCGCTGTTCTACTTCCGCCGGTGGACGGGGGCGCAGTCGCTGCACACGCTCGTCTGCACGAGCATCTGCCTGGCGCTGCTGCCGGTGATCGCGCACCAGAGCACGCTGTACGTCCTCGTCGTGTTTGGGGCGGCGCTGCTCTCCATGGTGTTTGTGCGCGGGTTCGGGCTGAGCAAGATCGAGGGCACGGTGATGCTCGCCGTGTCGCCCGTGGTCTACATGGTGGGGCTGTGGTTCCTGTTCAACTGGCTGCTCATGGGCAACTTCGTCTACTTCCTCAAGGGCGTCTACGTCCAGCCCGTTGAGGTGGCGGCCACGACGCCCCTGGCCGCTCTGCCCGGTTGGCTCGGCGGCGTGTTCCAGCGCGAGGCGGCGGCCAACGTTCTCGGCGAGATGATGCTCATCGCACCGCTGCTGCCCGTCGCGGCCGTGGCCGGCGTGATGGCGCTCGTGGTGCGGCGCAAGCTGCTGCCGCTGGTGGTGTTCGGGCTGCTCGCGTGCATGCCGCTATTCCATGCGTTCATGGGCCACCGGGGCCAGTCGTTCGGGCGTCACGACGACCTGATCATCGCCGTGCCGTTGAGCCTGTTCCTGCTCGCGCACAGCGTGGGCGCGTTGCGGCGTCAGGCGGCGGCGCGGCTGCCCGTTGGGGCTTGGGCGCCGGTGACCGCGGTGGTCGTTGTGGCGGGCGTGCTCGCGTTCGCGGCGCTGCCGGCGCAGCGCGGAGCGATGCCGATCGCGTTCACGGGCGGCGCGCCGTACGCGACCGTGGCCGAGGACGAGACGGCCGAGGCACGCGCCATCGTCGAAGCGCTCGAACGCAAGGATCCCGACGTGCGGGTGGCCGTGTTCGGCTTCGAGGGCTACCGGTTCATGCGCGCGCTCGACGCGGGCGGGAGCCCGGGCGACGAGCGGTTCCTGCACTACGTCAACTGGGACTTCGGGCTGATCAACCACAACACGCGGGGCAAGGCCCTCTACCTGCTCGTGCCCAAGCCCGAGGGTGCGGCGCAGTTCGACGACGTCAACGTCCGCTTCCCGACGCTCTACACCGAGGGCGATCTGCGCCTCGACGACGGCGCGGTCAGCGTGATGATGCAGGCGCTCGACGAGCGGTTCGAGGGCTGGCGGCTCATCCTCGCCAATCGCTTCTACGACGACGGGGAGACCAGCGCGGGCACGCAGGCGACGGAGTGGTCGGACGCCCAGCTCGACGCGCGCCGCATGCGTGC includes the following:
- a CDS encoding serine hydroxymethyltransferase, translated to MRLGRLEEVDPEVSGAIRAEERRQEEGLELIASENFVSRAVMEAAGSVMTNKYAEGYPGKRWYGGCVNMDTVEDLARARVKELFGADHANVQPHSGTQANIAAYMALLEPGDTVMAMNLAHGGHLSHGHELNFSGRTYRIVQYGVSRKTERLDYDELEAMALEHKPRLLLAGASAYPFIIDFPRMRAIADKVGAYFMVDMAHFAGLVAGGVHPSPVPYADIVTTTTHKTLRGPRGGVILCREQFSRQIDTLVFPGNQGGPLMHAIAAKAVAFKEALAPEFKAYQRQVAANAKAIATALGERGLRIVGGGTETHLLLADVTGLGTTGKEASAVLDEAAITVNKNLIPFDSKSAFVASGIRVGTPAVTTRGMKEPEMALIAELLVEALRKREDKAALAGIKARVHELTAKFPLYR